Genomic window (Oscillospiraceae bacterium):
GCGGTAAAGGTCGTTAAGATCGCTGGTAGCAAATCTGCCGCCATCCAGCTGTACCATGGGACGGATTTCAGGAGGAAGAACCGGAACAACGTCCAGTATCATCCACTCGGGCTTGTTGCCGGAAAGTCTGAAGGATTCAACAACCTCAAGACGCTTTATGTTGCGGACTCTCTTCTGACCCGTAGCGTTAACAAGCTCGCTCTTAAGCTGCTCTGACAGCTTTTCAAGATCCATTTCCTGAAGTATCTGCTTGATAGCCTCTGCACCCATACCTACCTTGAAGTCGTTTTCGTACTCTTCGTACTTCTTGCGATACTCTGTTTCGGTAAGTATATCGTTTTTATTAAGACCGGTATAAGATGGACCGGGATCGAGAACTATATAGGAAGCAAAATACAGCACTTTATCAAGCTGACGAGGAGAAATATCAAGAAGCAGACCGAGACGGGACGGAATTGCGCGCAGATACCAGATATGGGAAACAGGTACTGCAAGCTCAATATGACCCATGCGTTCGCGTCTTACCTTATTGGTTGTAATTTCAACTCCGCACTTTTCACATATTTTGCCTTTATAACGGACTTTTTTATATTTGCCGCAGTGACATTCCCAGTCCTTCTGCGGGCCAAAGATTCTTTCGCAGAACAGACCGTCGCGTTCAGGCTTGAGTGTTCTGTAATTGATGGTCTCGGGCTTTTTAACTTCGCCGTGTGACCACTGTCTCATCAGTTCCGGTGATGCGAGACCGATTTTTATCTTTTCGAATTCATTATGATTCATTACAAAAACCAATATCCTTTTGGGATAATCCTTTCTCGAAAAATTGCATTAATGAGGATTACATATCATCGTCGGACGGCTCATCGCCATAGTCTTCGTCGGAGTAGTCATCGCCGTCAAAGCCGAAATCGTCATCGTCGCTTTCGTCTGCGTCGGCGTATTTTCCTTCCTCATCATCATGCATGGGGTCAACAGCATCAAATTTTGCTTCTCCGATGTCGCTCACTTCAATAGCCTTGATGGATTCGGTCTCTTCCTCCGAAACCTCTTTAAGCTGAACCTCGTTATCCTCGCCGTCAAGAACTCTTACATCGAGACCCAAAGACTGGAGCTCTTTAATAAGAACCTTGAAGGATTCGGGAACACCGGGAGTGGGAATGTTCTGACCCTTTACGATTGCCTCGTAGGTCTTAACACGTCCTATTACGTCGTCAGACTTAACAGTGAGTATTTCCTGAAGTGTGTAAGCGGCACCGTATGCTTCCAGTGCCCATACCTCCATCTCACCGAAACGCTGACCACCGAACTGAGCTTTACCACCCAGAGGCTGCTGTGTTACAAGTGAGTAAGGACCGGTGGAACGTGCGTGTATCTTATCATCAACCAGATGGTGGAGCTTAAGGAAGTACATGATACCTACTGTTACGCGGTTATCAAACGGCTGACCGGTACGTCCGTCGTAAAGAACGGTCTTACCGTCGGGGTCAAGTCCCGCTTCTGCCAGATAGTGTGCTATATCTTCTTCGTTGGCACCGTCGAATACAGGAGTCATAATCTTCCATCCCAGCTTCTTGGCTGCCATACCTATATGAACCTCGAGCACCTGTCCGATATTCATTCGGGAAGGAACGCCCAGAGGGTTAAGTACGATATCAAGAGGTGTACCGTCGGGAAGGAAAGGCATATCCTCGGGGGGAAGTATTCTGGAAATAACACCCTTATTACCGTGACGACCTGCCATCTTATCGCCCACGGAAATTTTTCTCTTCTGAGCGATATATACGCGTACTACCTTATTTACGCCGGGCATAAGCTCGTCTTTGTTTTCACGGGAGAAAACTTTAACGTCTACTACTATACCGCTTTCGCCGTGAGGCAGTCTGAGAGAGGTATCACGAACCTCACGCGCTTTTTCACCGAAAATTGCACGCAGAAGTCTTTCCTCGGCGGTAAGCTCGGTTTCACCCTTGGGAGTAACCTTACCTACCAGGATATCGCCTGCATGAACCTCAGCACCGATTCTGATAACACCATACTCGTCAAGATCCTTAAGTACGTCATCACCGACACTGGGAATATCTCGCGTAATCTCTTCCGGACCGAGCTTTGTTTCTCTTGCCTCGTGAGAGTATTCTTCTATATGAATAGATGTGTAAATATCTTCGCGTACAAGGCGCTCGTTAATGAGTACAGCATCCTCGTAGTTGTAACCTTCCCAGGTCATAAAGCCGATAAGAGCATTCTTACCGAGAGCAATTTCGCCGTTGCTGGTAGCCATACCGTCGGCAATTACCCTACCCTTTTCAACACGTTCGCCCTTATCCACAATAGGCTTCTGGTTGATACAGGTACCCTGGTTGGAGCGTTTGAACTTAATGAGAGGATAGTGCTCGGTAGTACCGTCATCAAGGCGGATGGTAACGTGATCAGATGCAACATCCTCAACGATACCTGCGTGCTTTGCTGTAACAACCACGCCGGAATCCACAGCCGCCTTATATTCCATACCCGTTCCGACGATAGGTGCATCATTAATCATGAGGGGAACAGCCTGCTTCTGCATGTTTGAACCCATGAGTGCACGTGTGTTATCGTCATTTTCAAGGAAGGGGATCATTGCTGTTGCAACCGAGACAACCATTTTTGGGGAAACATCCATGAAATCGATCTTTTTGGAATCTATTTCGATAATTTCCTCGCGGAATCTTGCAGTAACCTTAGAATTTACGAAACGGTTGTTTTCATCCAAAGGCTCGTTAGCCTGAGCAACTATATATTCATCTTCCACATCTGCGGTCATGTAGATAACCTCGTCGGTTACTACACCAGTTTCCTTATCAACACGGCGGTACGGAGCTTCTATGAAGCCGTACTCACTGATACGTGCATATGTTGAAAGGTAGGAAATAAGACCGATGTTGGGACCTTCGGGAGTTTCAATAGGGCACATTCTTCCGTACTGGGTGTAGTGTACGTCTCGAACCTCGAAGGATGCACGGTCACGGGAAAGACCTCCGGGACCCAGTGCGGACAGACGGCGCTTATGAGTAAGCTCGGAAAGCGGGTTGGTCTGATCCATGAACTGAGAAAGAGGAGACGAACCAAAGAATTCGTTTATTGCCGAAAGAATGGGACGTGTATTTATCAGGGACTGAGGCGTTACATTGTCCATATCCTGAACAGTCATACGCTCCTTGATAATCTTATCCATTCTGAGGAAGCCTGTGCGGAGCTGATTCTGAAGAAGCTCGCCCACGCTGCGCAGACGACGGTTTCCGAGATGGTCGATATCATCAGCAGCACCAACATTATGAATAAGACAGAACAGATAGTTAATGGAAGCCATAATATCTTCCACAGTGATGTTCTTGGGAACAAGCTCATCCTTGCGGAGCTTCATCTGCTTCTTAACCTCTTCGGCATCGGTGTATTCAGAAGTGATTTCGTTGAGAACAGACAGTCTCACCATTTCGTTTATGCCGGTGTCTGAAATATCGTAGCCGAGTATTTTGTCGGCATGAACCATTTCGTTGGAGAATACAACAACCTCTTTACCGTCGGGAGCTACAACCTTTACACGGATAACACCTGCATCCTCAATTTCTTTTGCCATCTGGCGGTTGAGAGCGGTGCCTGCCTCATAGATAACCTCGCCCGTAACAGCGGAAACGGCATCCTCCGCAAGAGTGGTACCCTCGATACGGCGTCCGAGAGCCATCTTCTTGTTCATCTTGTATCGTCCGACGTTATAAACATCATAACGCTTGGGATCAAAGAAAAGATTGTTGATGAGGTTTCTTGCACTGTCCACCATGGGGGGATCACCAGGACGGAGTTTTTTGTAAATCTCCTTAAGTGCCTCATCCATCTCGGTAGTCTTATTCTGCTCTGCAAGAAGCTTCATTTCATCCTTCTGCATGGTTGCGATAAGCTTTTCTTCATCGCCGAACTTATCGGTGATTTCCTTATCGGTTCCGTATCCCAGTGCTCTTATAAGGACTGAGATATGCATCTTGCGGTTTTTATCTATTCTGACATAGAATATGTCATTAGCGTCATTCTCATACTCCAGCCATGCGCCGCGGTAAGGAATAACGGTGGTTGCATAAGTCTTTTTATTGGATTTGTCAAGAGTGACTTCGTAATACATACCGGGTGAACGAACTATCTGAGATACAACAACACGCTCCGCACCATTCATGACAAATGTACCGTTATCGGTCATCATGGGAATGGTACCAACGTAAATATCCTGTTCCTTTACTTCACCGGTAACCTTGTTGCTGAGACGCACCTTGAGACGAAGAGGAACGTCATAGTTCACATCTCTCTCCTTGCACTCTTCTATGGGATACTTCGGCTTGTTTTCAATGGTATAGTCAACAAAATCAACATTGATATTTCCCGAATAATCGACTATGGGAGAAACATCCTTCAATACATCTCGCAGACCTTCATTGATGAACCACTCAAAAGACTTCTTCTGAACCTCTATGAGATTGGGCATCTCCAAAGTTT
Coding sequences:
- the rpoB gene encoding DNA-directed RNA polymerase subunit beta, which codes for MVKPHKLGTTTRMSFSKINETLEMPNLIEVQKKSFEWFINEGLRDVLKDVSPIVDYSGNINVDFVDYTIENKPKYPIEECKERDVNYDVPLRLKVRLSNKVTGEVKEQDIYVGTIPMMTDNGTFVMNGAERVVVSQIVRSPGMYYEVTLDKSNKKTYATTVIPYRGAWLEYENDANDIFYVRIDKNRKMHISVLIRALGYGTDKEITDKFGDEEKLIATMQKDEMKLLAEQNKTTEMDEALKEIYKKLRPGDPPMVDSARNLINNLFFDPKRYDVYNVGRYKMNKKMALGRRIEGTTLAEDAVSAVTGEVIYEAGTALNRQMAKEIEDAGVIRVKVVAPDGKEVVVFSNEMVHADKILGYDISDTGINEMVRLSVLNEITSEYTDAEEVKKQMKLRKDELVPKNITVEDIMASINYLFCLIHNVGAADDIDHLGNRRLRSVGELLQNQLRTGFLRMDKIIKERMTVQDMDNVTPQSLINTRPILSAINEFFGSSPLSQFMDQTNPLSELTHKRRLSALGPGGLSRDRASFEVRDVHYTQYGRMCPIETPEGPNIGLISYLSTYARISEYGFIEAPYRRVDKETGVVTDEVIYMTADVEDEYIVAQANEPLDENNRFVNSKVTARFREEIIEIDSKKIDFMDVSPKMVVSVATAMIPFLENDDNTRALMGSNMQKQAVPLMINDAPIVGTGMEYKAAVDSGVVVTAKHAGIVEDVASDHVTIRLDDGTTEHYPLIKFKRSNQGTCINQKPIVDKGERVEKGRVIADGMATSNGEIALGKNALIGFMTWEGYNYEDAVLINERLVREDIYTSIHIEEYSHEARETKLGPEEITRDIPSVGDDVLKDLDEYGVIRIGAEVHAGDILVGKVTPKGETELTAEERLLRAIFGEKAREVRDTSLRLPHGESGIVVDVKVFSRENKDELMPGVNKVVRVYIAQKRKISVGDKMAGRHGNKGVISRILPPEDMPFLPDGTPLDIVLNPLGVPSRMNIGQVLEVHIGMAAKKLGWKIMTPVFDGANEEDIAHYLAEAGLDPDGKTVLYDGRTGQPFDNRVTVGIMYFLKLHHLVDDKIHARSTGPYSLVTQQPLGGKAQFGGQRFGEMEVWALEAYGAAYTLQEILTVKSDDVIGRVKTYEAIVKGQNIPTPGVPESFKVLIKELQSLGLDVRVLDGEDNEVQLKEVSEEETESIKAIEVSDIGEAKFDAVDPMHDDEEGKYADADESDDDDFGFDGDDYSDEDYGDEPSDDDM